In Drosophila subpulchrella strain 33 F10 #4 breed RU33 chromosome 3R, RU_Dsub_v1.1 Primary Assembly, whole genome shotgun sequence, the following are encoded in one genomic region:
- the LOC119545721 gene encoding protein artichoke, producing MEAWKQPPNGGRFLLVLLICISHLGHQISAWRPCPELSPALRLPCRCNVVPFAATGQLGAVAMDCDRVVFHGDAPQLPYGAPIVAYTQRHSGQQVLPAQTFGQLKLTIEELDLSYNLIRRIPEKAFDGLKDSLNELRLANNLLGDNLNPIFSTAELHVLKNLRILDLSGNKIKLIEEGLLKGCVDLKEFYIDRNGLTAVPTNSLNGPSALRHLSLRQNQIGTLLPDSFNAQRQLEIIDLRHNVIRSIDSQAFKGLQKIREIKLAGNRISNLNSDVFEKLQSLQKLDLSENFFNQFPTVALAAVPGVKHLNLSSNMLQQLDYTHMQVVRSLESLDISRNTITSITPGTFREMGALKYLDLSLNSLRTIEDDALEGLDSLQTLIIKDNNILLVPGTALGRLPQLTSLQLDYNRVAALSSEILGSLQAGDITTLSLSRNVIRELPPGSFQMFSSLHTLDLSGNSLALINADTFAGLESTLMALKLSQNRLTGLGGAPWVLPELRSVDLSGNSLTELPSNIFEELENLQSLNLSGNHLTPLTGALFKPLDRLQVIDLSRCNIRQISGDLLAGLQDLKHIYLNDNQLQELQDGSFVNLWNISSIDLSNNHIGSIRSGAFVNVMKLQKLNLHGNQLSAFKGEYFNTGTGIEELDISDNQLSYLFPSSFRIHPRLREIRAANNKFSFFPAELISSLQYLEHIDLSFNQLKTIEELDFARLPRLRVLLVANNQLDMVSEMAFHNSTQLQILDLAYNNLDRIGERTFEGLVRLEQLNLEGNRLSELSDGVFERSKLQMLENINLARNRFEYAPLNALQRQFFFVSSVDLSYNKIKELPGDDSIMVNIKRIDLSFNPLSPKAVHNVLNEPKTVRELSLAGTGIEKLELLETPFLQFLNLSHNKLRNVKPEVFQRVTLLETLDLSSNELESLDDLSMAWPQLQVLQSLDVSNNSFEIVSQSNFGKLEMLRSLRLSHLPQCTRIEKNAFKQLPNLVNLEAYDLPLLGYLDLQGILELLPGLEVLDIEVKDSSIGSEQIQPLKHPRLRSLGIRGERLKSISSGTLAGLKSSDLSVQLRNTSLSALPPALLFPVPRSSHLNLDVEGSKISVLVPQFLNALEDRRASLQLQGLASNPINCDCNARALRRWLPSSGMPDVTCAAPAYLVNRKLIEVGDDELTCDARRMTSSTSRPTAPVPHLLKTSSQLVTRSSSTTEEPLIIWSLEPTQPPSLKKIKTKAPLMKAQSPIISNDDTLIIGIVGGVVAFIAILIIIICIIRLRMSNAEYQQNAAMIGIPAGMQMGAHNAAYNYKNGAGAALYAVPPYQASYATLPHKAASIHQSSQNLSQRQQREQQQQQVAAAAAAYSTMSRMSYFSGAGGGGAGGNGNGDGAESLTHQHPHQHQPYIIYSDDKAYR from the exons ATGGAAGCGTGGAAACAGCCGCCAAACGGAGGGCGTTTTCTACTCGTACTCCTGATCTGCATCTCCCACTTGGGGCACCAAATCTCCGCCTGGCGCCCCTGCCCGGAACTCAGTCCCGCCCTCCGTCTGCCATGCAG GTGCAATGTGGTTCCGTTTGCGGCGACTGGTCAACTGGGAGCCGTGGCCATGGACTGCGATCGCGTTGTCTTCCACGGCGATGCCCCGCAACTGCCTTATGGAGCGCCCATCgtggcgtatacgcaacgtCACAGCGGCCAACAGGTGCTGCCCGCCCAG ACTTTCGGCCAGCTAAAACTGACCATTGAGGAGCTGGATCTGTCCTACAATCTCATCAGAAGGATTCCGGAGAAAGCATTCGATGGTCTCAAGGATTCGCTGAACGAATTGCGACTGGCGAATAATCTATTGGGCGATAATCTCAATCCCATCTTTTCCACCGCCGAATTGCATGTGCTGAAGAACCTGAGGATCTTGGATCTGTCCGGCAACAAGATCAAGCTCATCGAAGAGGGTCTTCTCAAGGGCTGTGTGGATCTAAAAGAGTTCTACATCGATCGCAATGGCTTGACGGCAGTGCCCACCAACTCTCTAAATGGACCAAGTGCCCTGAGACACCTTTCGCTGCGCCAGAACCAGATTG GAACCCTCCTTCCAGACTCATTCAATGCCCAGCGTCAGTTGGAGATCATCGATCTCCGGCACAATGTCATCCGCAGCATCGACAGTCAGGCCTTCAAGGGACTGCAGAAGATACGGGAAATCAAGCTGGCCGGAAATCGTATCAGTAACCTCAATAGTGATGTCTTTGAGAAACTGCAGTCGTTGCAGAAGCTAGATCTGTCCGAGAACTTCTTCAATCAGTTCCCCACGGTGGCTCTGGCAGCAGTTCCCGGAGTTAAGCACCTAAATCTGTCCTCAAACATGTTGCAG CAATTGGACTACACCCACATGCAGGTGGTACGGTCTTTGGAAAGCCTGGATATCAGTCGTAACACCATCACCAGTATTACACCAGGAACTTTCCGGGAGATGGGTGCTCTTAAGTATCTGGACCTCAGCTTGAACTCTTTGAGAACG ATTGAAGACGATGCTTTGGAGGGATTGGACAGCCTGCAGACCCTGATTATCAAGGACAACAACATCCTCTTGGTGCCCGGCACTGCTCTGGGTCGCCTCCCCCAACTGACATCCCTGCAATTGGATTACAATCGAGTGGCTGCGCTCTCTTCGGAGATCCTTGGATCCCTTCAGGCGGGAGATATAACCACCCTGTCCTTGTCGAGGAATGTGATTCGAGAACTTCCTCCGGGAAGCTTCCAGATGTTCAGTAGCCTGCACACCTTGGATCTGTCTGGAAATTCCCTGGCCTTGATCAATGCAGATACTTTTGCGGGATTGGAGAGCACTTTGATGGCCCTGAAGCTGTCGCAGAACAGGCTAACAGGTTTGGGAGGAGCTCCATGGGTTCTGCCCGAGTTAAGAAGTGTGGATTTGAGTGGCAATAGCCTAACGGAGTTGCCCAGTAACATTTTCGAGGAACTGGAGAATCTGCAATCCCTCAACCTGAGTGGAAATCACCTGACCCCACTGACTGGAGCTCTCTTTAAACCCTTGGATCGCTTGCAGGTCATCGATCTAAGTCGCTGTAACATCCGACAGATAAGCGGTGACCTCTTGGCCGGTTTACAGGATCTGAAGCACATTTACCTCAATGATAACCAGCTGCAGGAGCTCCAGGATGGTAGCTTCGTCAACCTCTGGAACATAAGCTCCATCGATCTGTCCAACAATCACATTGGATCCATTCGTTCCGGAGCCTTTGTTAATGTGATGAAGTTGCAGAAACTGAATCTTCACGGCAATCAGTTGTCTGCTTTCAAGGGAGAGTACTTCAACACGGGAACGGGAATAGAGGAGTTGGATATTTCGGATAACCAGTTGAGCTACCTGTTTCCCTCCTCCTTCAGAATTCATCCGAGGTTAAGGGAGATACGAGCGGCGAATAATAAGTTCTCCTTCTTCCCGGCGGAACTTATTTCCTCCCTGCAATATCTGGAGCACATCGATCTATCCTTTAACCAATTGAAAACCATTGAGGAACTGGACTTTGCAAGATTGCCCCGCCTTCGGGTTCTCCTGGTGGCCAACAACCAACTAGACATGGTCAGCGAGATGGCCTTCCACAATTCCACGCAACTGCAGATATTGGATCTGGCTTACAATAACCTGGATCGCATTGGAGAGAGGACTTTTGAGGGCTTGGTGCGATTGGAGCAGCTCAACCTGGAGGGCAACCGGTTATCAGAGCTTTCGGATGGGGTCTTTGAGCGATCTAAGCTCCAGATGCTGGAGAATATCAACCTGGCAAGGAATCGATTCGAATACGCCCCTCTGAATGCCCTGCAAAGGCAGTTCTTCTTTGTGTCCTCTGTGGATTTGAGCTACAACAAGATCAAGGAGCTTCCCGGAGACGATAGCATCATGGTGAACATCAAGAGGATCGATCTCTCCTTCAATCCCCTGAGTCCCAAGGCAGTGCACAATGTTCTCAATGAACCCAAGACCGTGAGGGAACTTAGTTTGGCGGGAACTGGTATTGAGAAGTTGGAACTCCTGGAGACACCCTTCCTTCAGTTCCTGAATCTCTCCCACAATAAGCTGAGAAATGTAAAGCCAGAGGTCTTCCAAAGAGTGACCCTGCTGGAAACTTTGGACCTCTCCAGCAATGAGTTGGAGTCCCTGGATGATCTCTCCATGGCTTGGCCTCAACTGCAGGTGCTCCAGTCCCTGGATGTGTCCAACAACAGCTTTGAGATCGTCTCCCAGTCTAACTTTGGTAAGCTGGAGATGCTTCGTTCCCTGCGTTTGAGCCACCTGCCCCAGTGCACCAGGATCGAAAAGaatgcttttaaacagctgcCCAACCTGGTCAACTTGGAGGCCTATGATCTTCCCCTACTTGGCTATCTGGATCTGCAGGGCATCCTGGAACTGCTGCCCGGTTTGGAAGTCCTGGACATTGAAGTTAAGGACTCCAGCATTGGCAGCGAGCAGATCCAGCCACTGAAGCATCCTCGTCTCAGGAGTCTAGGAATCAGAGGAGAACGATTGAAGTCCATATCATCGGGAACTTTGGCGGGTCTGAAGAGCAGTGATCTGAGTGTCCAGCTGAGGAATACATCACTGAGTGCCCTGCCACCAGCTCTGCTGTTCCCAGTGCCCAGATCCTCGCACCTCAACTTGGATGTGGAGGGATCCAAGATCTCAGTGCTGGTGCCCCAGTTCCTGAATGCTCTTGAGGATCGCAGAGCTAGTCTGCAGCTGCAGGGTTTGGCCAGCAATCCTATAAACTGCGATTGCAATGCCAGAGCTCTCCGGAGGTGGCTCCCCAGCTCTGGAATGCCGGATGTCACCTGTGCCGCGCCAGCCTACCTGGTCAACCGGAAGCTCATCGAAGTGGGGGATGATGAACTCACTTGCGACGCCCGCAGGATGACTTCCTCCACCTCCAGACCCACCGCCCCAGTGCCGCATCTCCTGAAGACCTCCAGCCAGCTGGTCACGAGGAGTAGCTCCACCACCGAGGAACCCCTGATCATCTGGAGCCTGGAACCCACACAGCCTCCGAGCCTGAAGAAGATCAAGACCAAGGCCCCGCTGATGAAGGCCCAATCTCCGATTATAAGTAATGATGACACTCTGATCATAGGCATAGTGGGAGGCGTGGTGGCCTTCATAGCCatcctcatcatcatcatctgcATCATAAGGCTGCGCATGAGCAATGCGGAGTACCAGCAGAATGCGGCGATGATAGGCATCCCGGCGGGCATGCAAATGGGTGCCCACAATGCGGCCTATAACTACAAGAATGGAGCGGGAGCAGCCCTGTATGCGGTGCCTCCTTACCAGGCCAGCTATGCCACGCTGCCGCACAAGGCGGCCTCCATCCACCAGTCCAGCCAGAATCTCTCCCAGCGCCAGCAacgggagcagcagcagcagcaggtggcagcagcggcggcggcctACTCGACCATGTCCCGCATGTCGTACTTCAGCGGCGCGGGCGGAGGAGGAGCCGGCGGAAATGGCAATGGCGATGGGGCAGAGAGCCTCACGCATCAGCATCCGCACCAGCATCAGCCCTACATCATATACTCGGATGACAAGGCCTACAGATAA